Part of the Melitaea cinxia chromosome 6, ilMelCinx1.1, whole genome shotgun sequence genome is shown below.
tataactctgcgaactgaacaataattttttgtgttaaaatccacgcggtcgaagtcgcgggtacagctagtgacaaataaaaaaataaggactaataattaatgttaagagtaatttaatactttttatattgcaGCCTAGAATTAAGAAGTTAGTAAGTTTGTACCACACATACTCCGCTGAAGATTTAAAATGCAAAAGCTTTACTAGATCAATTGCTTTTGGTATTGAAAAATTACCTGctggtattaaatttaatttaatttattaggaCTTCATTACATCTACTTGGTCGCATGTTTTAATCAAGGTTATATCCTTAGGAACTTTTGCAATTGGTGAGTACATTACGAAAGAGGCGTCCTTGGACTACACTATTATGTTAGAGGAGTTTTACTTCGAACAATGTATCATGATGATGCGGAAGAGTTCGCCGTATACGAAAAAGTTAAGCGATCTTATAGGACGTCTTCACGAATCAGGACTCTTACTGGCGTGGGAAACTCAggtttatagattttttttatgacttaAATTCCACCAGCCCATAAAAAAGTGCTCTGTACCTTTGACCAGACCCATTTATATACCTCATTAGGTCATAACCTAGGGTTATGTATTTCGATGCGCTGAATCCGAATTTGACTTTTGTTAGTCCGAATACCACCTAATTTTGAGTAACTTACAAAAAATCGCACAAAAATGTCCTAAAATCATCATGAATTGATTGActaatgaattttattgtttttcaattaaattattataatactagctgctATACTCTACTCGTGCTAATAATTtgcattaaataagtataataattatcactatacaaaattacaaaaaagtatatacgtgagttgatttgaaattgaacaaaaaatttacggACCGTCAATCATTGtaactttgtttaaatattaaagccttcataaatataattttaataattaattaatttataaaaacaaaagcaacaatcatttttttagttgtgaatgctggtagagcaagcaattatctataaaatgagatataatttatgtggGGTAAtatgtgaggttttttttttttaagaagggAGGCAAATattttaaccttagcgtattaatatatatactcgtatgatatatttaaatcaGTCTTGTTTCAACCTTCTTACAGaacagttttattaatttaaatattgtaatttcattttatatttataataaatatttattgtaaatttaaataaaacttgttttataataattgtgtttgctcgcaaacgaaaaaaaccgacttcatttacatcgataagtaatacaacgtaagtagacgaaaaaaagtaacaaacgcactaatcgtcactacgattttcgaggttttccctcgattgctctggaattccatcatcagatcctggtttccttaccatggtactacccttggaatatctccttgccaacaaaaaagaattattaaaatcggtacacaaaCGACGAACTTATTCTTGAACACACTGGACCCGTGAAATGGTTTGGCGACGACCCCTGTAAAATTAGAGTAAATAAGCAACATACTTGggcattaatttttttgtgatatttagcaattttttgacattttttttggaattcacTCAAAATTAGGAGATGTAAGGACCAAACTATCCCCAAATCATACCACAGAATACTTTTTTGTGAGCTGTGGCTGTTTTTAATCTGTTAActaagaaacatttttaattgtattgcattgtattttttctacatttaatacaaatagGAAATAGTTTTCAAAATAATCCTTTATTATACCACTTTTGCTGCCttttgctggctttgaaatacacaggccgaagacgggcagcagcgtcttcggtgccacaaagccagccccgcggtcaccaacccgcctgcccagcgtggtgactatgggcaaaacacatgagttcacgccatttttggcgtgaacttgtgaggcctatgtccagcagtggactgtattaggctgaaatgatgatgatgatactatttttaaatattgtgactATCTATAATTATCTTACCTCTTGTATTTTAGATAGCGGTAAAATACTTAGATTATAAAGTTCAACTAGCTGTTAAACTGTCGCGTTCGAGGAAAGATATCGAAAAAGTTGAGCCGCTAGCTATAATGCACGTGGaggtatgtattattataaataaaagtagtttaacaattttttttgtaaaaatcaaTGTTAAttgggttattttttatttacagggaatttttattatttatgcaaTAGGTGTTATAATATCATTCCTTGCATTCATTGTAGAAATTCTGATTCGTAAAAAGACAGTAAACTGCTTTATTATTCACCAACATACACGTACAATGGCGTTGTAATAAGCGCGTGcgcgtgtatgtgtgtgtatccGGTATTGTTCGACTAGGTAATTTaagatataatttgaaaaacatGTTACCTAAAAGATATAGTCAGTTTTTAGCaagtaaatcaaaatcaaaaacaacttaattcaaatatgcttcaaaagcacttcgAACAgtcaatttacaaattaaaattttaaagtgattattatattttaaagtaaagctaccactcACTGATTAGGAACGTAGATTCTGAAGAggagaatcggcaagaaactcggcagttactcttttaaaaataatatataaactgtgttttagcaCAAAATTAGTGATATCTTGCGAATACAGCGTCACTTAtatcacacatatatatatcacagtccacacatctttattaactactagcggacccggcagacgttgtcgtgcccggaaaacagctatcaaccaaatttgatagttaacatactgatagcagcgccacctaccggtccaattgaaataaaaactacaatatCTTTCCAGTTTTACAAAATCACAgaagcttacaaaatttgataaaaattggtagtagtttcagagctacatacagatagcagcgtcacctaccgagtccaattgagatgaaaactaccatatctttcaagtcagacaaaattacagatgcttacaaaatttgataaaaattgattcagtagtttcggagttacatactgatagcagcgccacctaccgagtccaattgacatgaaaactaccatatctttcaagtcagacaaaattacagatgcttacaaaatttgataaaaattgattcagtagtttcggagttacatactgatagcagcgccacctaccaggttcgattgagataaaaactactctaTCTCCTCAAttggacaaaattatagatgcgtacaaaatttgataaaaattggttcagtagtttcgaagttacataccaatagcagcgccacctatcgggtccaattgagataaaaactaccctatctcccaagttggaccatattacagatgtttaaaaaatttgataaaaattggttcagtagtttcggagttacatacatttcaaactttcattgttaacgcccacccccgtaatccttattgggcatgagttatcctaaaatccgctcatcgatcatttctacatcacatataggagattcgtaccaaatttggagtcgatagtttaaaaacggtaattttccattgttccccgcaacaatatagtaagtaatgtgaaatagctagttagtaccatttttactgtatgtaaattaaattaaaacgcgGTCTACGaaaaagatcaatttaatcattaataacttaggTAAAATGcaccctaatatattatttaacatgaactttattgaatagtaataaagttcaaattgactctacattttagttagaaaacgtttgtatgggaaaaaaagggctgtttttagggttttcacggaaattattcgaatttttttcgccgtaaaaaccatccttggacttcaacgaacattttaaaataaagatttggtaaaattggtccaggcattgttgagttatacgcttacaaacacattttacgattcatttttatgtaaagatGCAGTAGGTAATCTTGCACCGGATAGTAcgctattaattttgttttcaataaaaactataaatttgaGTTGAGACAATCGCAAAATTGTttatggtattttattatacctacatgCGAAagccataacccagaaaggttacctttactttgcgcagtcggaaacttggagttacaattttgttattcattCTCGTGTTTAGACTGTGATTATGtaatagtatttatatgtaaacaatcaAATTTCTTGTGAATATACTTGACGGCGCATTCGAAACGTCATATGTTTTATTACGCCGGAACTAGATTGACAAGCTGCAGTGCTGTCGTCTGGCGGAGCGTCGTAGCGTTGGTTAGCGCGGCCATGTTGGCAACTTTACTTTTTGTTACCGCATCGCAAGCGCACCACGTACCGAGTCGACGAATCGCTTTTGTTCCGCGTAATCTTTTGATATCTATTGTTAATTGTTACTGATTGTTATAGTGAAagtgataatttaaattatagtgaactgattttaaattaaaccataactctaattattttgtgtattaaaGTGATTAAAGATCGAACTTGAACTTTGTTCTCTGTATATACGCCCACGTTAACATGGCTGATCCTGATAATGGCGACCCCTCGCCTTTATCAGAAGTGGGATGTAACGCGGAGCAACAAAAGGAAGAAAGACAACAGTTACCGGAAGAAAGTAATGCAGTTAAGTTACTAAACAGTATGCAAGCGCTTTTCACACAAGCATATGAGTTGTCGAAGATGAAAACTGCCAGTAGTAATTCAAACCCTAGTACAATTCAGCTCATTCCATTCAACCCCGATGACCCCGAGGCTGATATTGAAGGTTGGTGCCGAGTCACAGAAATAATTGTTCATAAGAAGTGCCTTGAGGGTGTTGATTTGCTTGTGGCTCTTACTGGTGCATTAAAAGGCCGTGCAGCAACATGTATCACTAAATTTAACTTGAATGAATTGTCATGGGATGTTATAAAACAGACCTTAAGGGCTAAATTCTCTAAGCCGAAGCTGTTACAAGACTACTTCGATGAGATATTACGTTTCCAAATTAGCTCAAAGGAAACTGCTTCAGAAGGTGCCTTAAGACTGTGGAACATGATCGAAAGTATTCCAAAAACCGAGATGCAGGAAGAAGTTATAACTGGTTTCGTGATTTCTGTGTTAAGTCAAAAGGACAGCTTGATACGCCGAGAGTTAAATGCTCATACTATCACCACACGTGCTCAGCTGTTTAGAATCCTCGGTGGAGTATCGCTGAAACGACGCATTGAAGGCCCTGATGTTCAAGAATTAGATCCTAAGCGAGCCCGGTGGAGCGAAAATACCAGATTTCCTGGCAAATGTCATTGGTGTGGATTACCTGGTCATCGAGTAGCagactgtaaaaaaaaaagagaagacTGTGGATCCAGCAGATCTGCGCAGCAAAATGCTACAAGTTCCGCGCACGTACTAGAGAGGGGACAAACTACGTGCTACGCTTGTGGCAAAGCTGGTCACCTCGCGACAACCTGTCCTGACAGGAAGAGCGGTGCAGTTTCAAGAAAAGAGGTCAATATCTGCGAGCAACGACTGTCGAGGGGCATTTTGAGGACGTCATCTGGTGAGCGagtttcttttctttttgataGTGGCTCATCTTGCTCTCTTTTAAAAGAAAGCTTAAGTAATAAGTTTCCGGGTACTGTACGCAATGATCTCGTTTATCTTTCTGGTATTGGGGGTGATGAAATTAAGTGCACATC
Proteins encoded:
- the LOC123654617 gene encoding uncharacterized protein LOC123654617, which codes for MADPDNGDPSPLSEVGCNAEQQKEERQQLPEESNAVKLLNSMQALFTQAYELSKMKTASSNSNPSTIQLIPFNPDDPEADIEGWCRVTEIIVHKKCLEGVDLLVALTGALKGRAATCITKFNLNELSWDVIKQTLRAKFSKPKLLQDYFDEILRFQISSKETASEGALRLWNMIESIPKTEMQEEVITGFVISVLSQKDSLIRRELNAHTITTRAQLFRILGGVSLKRRIEGPDVQELDPKRARWSENTRFPGKCHWCGLPGHRVADCKKKREDCGSSRSAQQNATSSAHVLERGQTTCYACGKAGHLATTCPDRKSGAVSRKEVNICEQRLSRGILRTSSGPQLESPGDGRKSVRP